One Erpetoichthys calabaricus chromosome 9, fErpCal1.3, whole genome shotgun sequence genomic region harbors:
- the rrad gene encoding GTP-binding protein RAD, translating to MTLNRGDKLRNLDKRRGSMPFPPNQHLHRRSMPVDERDLQSTMPTLRLGELTNLVRCTSFSPGEPQAESWASDSSDSVISSGSDPENHIHKVVMLGENGVGKSSLARIFGGVADNHECDEAGNTYDRSIIVDDEEASIVLYDIWEQDSSPWLQDQCMKMGDAYIIVYSVTDKSSFEKASELRIQLRRARQSEDIPIILVGNKSDLVRSREVSVDEGRACAVVFDCKFIETSASLHHNVRDLFEGIVRQIRLRKDSKEDNARRLANSKRRESIGKKAKRFLGRIVAKNNKKMAFKQKSKSCHDLSVL from the exons ATGACACTGAACAGAGGAGATAAACTGCGAAATCTAGATAAGAGGAGGGGGAGCATGCCTTTCCCACCAAATCAGCATCTTCACAGGAGAAGCATGCCTGTGGATGAGAGGGATCTGCAATCCACAATGCCTACATTACGCCTGGGCGAGCTGACTAACTTGGTCCGCTGTACTTCATTCAGCCCTGGGGAACCACAGGCAGAAAGCTGGGCTTCTGATTCATCAGACTCTGTCATCTCATCTGGCAGTGACCCAGAGAACCACATCCATAAAGTCGTGATGCTGGGGGAAAATGGAGTGGGCAAATCCAGCTTGGCTCGCATCTTTGGTGGTGTAGCGGATAACCATGAATGTGACGAAGCAG gaaacacTTATGATAGATCAATCATTGTTGATGATGAGGAAGCATCAATTGTTTTATATGACATTTGGGAGCAA GACAGTAGCCCTTGGCTCCAGGATCAATGCATGAAGATGGGTGATGCCTACATCATCGTTTACTCTGTGACAGACAAGTCCAGCTTTGAAAAGGCATCCGAGTTAAGGATTCAACTACGGAGGGCCCGGCAGTCAGAGGATATCCCAATTATCCTGGTGGGAAATAAAAGTGACCTGGTCCGCTCCCGTGAAGTCTCAGTAGATG AGGGGAGAGCCTGTGCAGTGGTCTTTGACTGCAAGTTCATCGAGACATCTGCGTCCCTCCATCACAACGTGCGTGACTTGTTTGAGGGCATAGTGAGACAAATCCGGCTACGAAAAGACAGCAAAGAGGACAACGCCAGACGACTGGCAAACAGCAAGAGACGCGAGAGCATCGGCAAGAAGGCTAAGCGCTTCCTCGGGAGGATTGTGGCCAAAAACAACAAGAAGATGGCTTTTAAGCAGAAATCCAAGTCTTGCCATGACCTGTCGGTGCTCTGA